One part of the Vicia villosa cultivar HV-30 ecotype Madison, WI linkage group LG6, Vvil1.0, whole genome shotgun sequence genome encodes these proteins:
- the LOC131614930 gene encoding uncharacterized protein LOC131614930: protein MEKVMLIREKMKASQSRQKSYHDKRWKDLKFQAGDHVIFRVTPVTGVGRALKSKKLTPRFIGMYQILEKFGNVAYRIALLPNLSILHDVFHVSQLRKYVFHPSHVVHMDDVQVRDNLMVKTMSV from the coding sequence ATGGAGAAGGTGATGTTGATtcgagaaaagatgaaagctTCACAAAGTagacaaaagagttatcatgataagcgaTGGAAGGATTTGAAATTTCAAGCGGGTGACCATGTAATTTTTAGAGTTACACCTGTGACTGGTGTTGGGCGAGCATTGAAgtctaagaagctcactcctcgttttattggtaTGTATCAGATATTGGAAAAATTTGGAAATGTGGCGTATAGAATAGCGTTACTGCCTAATCTTTCGattttgcatgatgtgttccatgtatcacAACTCCGGAAGTACGTTTTCCATCCGTCGCATGTGgttcatatggatgatgtgcaagtacgGGATAATCTCATGGTGAAGACGATGTCGGTATGA